A single Phytohabitans houttuyneae DNA region contains:
- a CDS encoding RraA family protein: protein MPQTPADLDNLRRLAAAVDTTALCDATPDIRVMSPALRCRSANPVLFGPAVTVRCRHDFLGVIQAIEHAAPGDVIVVDGGGHETALAGELFARAALAKGVAGIVVDGGYRDRRFVATCDLPVYSRHVTPQAGTTVRPAEVGQTVSCGGVRVTAGDLVLADHDGIVVLDPASAPAALTAAAEVMAAEARMTERLAAGATLADCLNLAEHRDRLSRGEPSRLRITA from the coding sequence GTGCCGCAGACCCCCGCCGACCTGGACAACCTCCGGCGCCTCGCCGCCGCCGTCGACACCACCGCGCTGTGCGACGCCACGCCCGACATCCGCGTGATGTCGCCCGCGCTGCGCTGCCGCTCAGCCAATCCGGTGCTCTTCGGGCCGGCCGTGACCGTACGCTGCCGCCACGACTTCCTCGGCGTCATCCAGGCCATCGAGCACGCCGCGCCCGGCGACGTCATCGTGGTCGACGGCGGTGGCCACGAGACCGCCCTCGCCGGCGAGCTGTTCGCCCGGGCGGCACTCGCCAAGGGCGTGGCCGGCATCGTCGTCGACGGCGGCTACCGCGACCGCCGGTTCGTGGCTACCTGCGACCTCCCGGTCTACAGCCGCCACGTCACCCCGCAGGCCGGCACGACCGTCCGCCCCGCCGAGGTGGGCCAGACGGTCAGCTGCGGCGGCGTCCGCGTCACCGCCGGCGACCTCGTCCTCGCCGACCACGACGGCATCGTGGTCCTCGACCCGGCCTCCGCGCCCGCCGCCCTCACCGCGGCCGCCGAGGTGATGGCCGCCGAGGCCCGCATGACGGAACGCCTCGCGGCCGGCGCCACCCTCGCCGACTGCCTCAACCTGGCCGAGCACCGTGACCGCCTCTCCCGCGGCGAGCCGTCGCGGCTGCGCATCACCGCCTGA
- a CDS encoding CehA/McbA family metallohydrolase — translation MSGHHSHHCHHDDGRAAGEVPYGQVPPGPAVARRALLAGAGGALMLAALPGQARAAQSRMPDGAARASAVTQGTTLVHADMHNHTVMSDGDGSADAAFASMREAGLDVAALTDHATLFAIDGLSSGEWRTTGELANAANDPGRFTAIRGFEWSHPLQGHINVWNTSDFADLLRASSPGGLYSWLTGRSGGLASFNHPGREVGRFNNFSFNASARAQLVGLEMFNRTDDYLFEGWSSGLTSPLVACLNAGWRPGLTGVTDEHGTTWGFHEGKGRSGLWVTENTRDAVFAAMAARRMFATRVSGLRVDATANGVRMGGVLNTGAADVRFLVDVDRGAAWDGKPLRVQVLRPGTSAPAVVDVVDTVNGTVADFTVPLDAADGNWVVLRVSDPAAANGSPGPAGHPCNDFGVAYTSPWWLRP, via the coding sequence ATGAGCGGACACCACTCCCATCACTGCCACCACGACGACGGCCGCGCGGCCGGCGAGGTCCCGTACGGGCAGGTCCCACCCGGGCCGGCCGTCGCGCGGCGGGCGCTGCTCGCCGGTGCGGGCGGCGCGCTGATGCTGGCCGCGCTGCCCGGCCAGGCGCGCGCCGCGCAGAGCAGGATGCCCGACGGGGCCGCGCGGGCCTCCGCGGTCACGCAGGGCACCACGCTGGTACACGCCGACATGCACAACCACACCGTCATGTCCGACGGGGACGGGAGCGCGGACGCCGCGTTCGCCTCGATGCGCGAGGCCGGGCTCGACGTGGCCGCGCTGACCGACCACGCCACCCTCTTCGCGATCGACGGGCTCAGCTCGGGCGAGTGGCGCACCACCGGCGAGCTGGCGAACGCGGCCAACGACCCGGGCCGGTTCACGGCGATCCGCGGTTTCGAGTGGTCGCACCCGCTGCAGGGGCACATCAACGTGTGGAACACGTCCGACTTCGCCGACCTGCTGCGCGCGAGCAGCCCCGGCGGCCTCTACAGCTGGCTGACCGGACGGTCGGGTGGCCTGGCGAGCTTCAACCACCCGGGGCGCGAGGTGGGGCGGTTCAACAACTTCTCTTTCAATGCCTCCGCGCGGGCGCAGCTGGTCGGCCTGGAGATGTTCAACAGAACTGACGACTACCTCTTCGAGGGCTGGTCCTCGGGGCTCACCTCGCCGCTTGTCGCCTGCCTCAACGCGGGCTGGCGTCCCGGCCTGACCGGCGTCACCGACGAGCACGGCACCACGTGGGGCTTTCACGAGGGCAAGGGCCGCAGCGGCCTGTGGGTCACCGAGAACACCCGCGACGCGGTCTTCGCCGCGATGGCCGCGCGCCGGATGTTCGCGACGCGGGTGTCCGGGCTGCGGGTGGACGCGACGGCCAACGGGGTACGGATGGGTGGCGTGCTCAACACCGGCGCCGCGGACGTGCGCTTCCTCGTGGACGTGGACCGCGGCGCCGCGTGGGACGGCAAGCCGCTGCGGGTGCAGGTGCTGCGCCCCGGCACGTCGGCGCCGGCCGTGGTCGACGTCGTCGACACCGTCAACGGCACGGTCGCGGACTTCACCGTGCCGCTCGACGCCGCCGACGGCAACTGGGTCGTGCTGCGCGTCTCCGACCCCGCCGCCGCCAACGGCTCGCCCGGCCCCGCCGGCCACCCGTGCAACGACTTCGGCGTGGCGTACACGAGCCCGTGGTGGCTGCGGCCCTGA
- a CDS encoding ASCH domain-containing protein has protein sequence MTGAVERMWHEFREATGAGGELAGSFAFGDSPAMADELARLVRHGPKRATAGLVLEFEQDGEPIPRPGDHWAVLGGDGQPVCLIRTVEVRIAPLDTVDAAFAFDEGEGDRSLAYWQAAHRRYFTRVCERAGVPFREDLPTVFERFAVVWPRR, from the coding sequence ATGACGGGTGCTGTCGAGCGGATGTGGCACGAGTTCCGGGAGGCGACCGGCGCCGGGGGTGAGCTGGCCGGGTCGTTCGCCTTCGGGGACTCGCCGGCGATGGCGGACGAGCTCGCGCGGCTCGTCCGCCACGGCCCCAAGCGGGCGACCGCCGGGCTGGTGCTGGAGTTCGAGCAGGACGGCGAGCCGATCCCGCGGCCCGGCGACCACTGGGCGGTCCTGGGCGGGGACGGGCAGCCGGTCTGTCTCATCAGGACGGTCGAGGTGCGGATCGCGCCGCTGGACACGGTCGACGCCGCGTTCGCCTTCGACGAGGGTGAGGGCGACCGCAGCCTCGCGTACTGGCAGGCGGCGCACCGCCGCTACTTCACGCGGGTGTGCGAGCGGGCGGGCGTGCCGTTCCGGGAGGACCTGCCCACGGTGTTCGAACGGTTCGCGGTG